Proteins found in one Quercus robur chromosome 2, dhQueRobu3.1, whole genome shotgun sequence genomic segment:
- the LOC126713936 gene encoding cyclin-B1-2-like, translating into MEATKTIAHEIGGIQNDALRFGLHGVKSDIVGSHPLESAYQSAMKTQEEMNRKILANTYGSAFPLKMDLDKQILSRFQRPPGAISSSMLGLEALTGSLDEFGFEDYLNDPKDSETLRPLNTHHGMEVRLGLSKGPICPSFI; encoded by the exons ATGGAGGCAACGAAGACCATAGCTCACGAAATCGGAGGGATCCAAAACGACGCGCTCCGATTCGGACTCCATGGCGTCAAGAGCGACATCGTTGGATCTCATCCTCTCGAATCCGCTTATCAATCT GCAATGAAGACACAAGAGGAGATGAATAGGAAGATCTTGGCAAACACATATGGAAGTGCATTTCCACTGAAGATGGATCTTGACAAGCAAATTCTGTCTCG GTTCCAGAGGCCTCCAGGAGCAATTTCATCTTCAATGCTGGGTCTTGAGGCTCTTACAGGAAGCTTGGATGAATTTGGTTTTGAGGATTATCTGAATG ATCCCAAAGACTCTGAGACCCTCCGGCCTCTCAATACGCATCATGGGATGGAAGTTCGTCTTGGTCTTTCCAAGGGACCAATCTGTCCAAGTTTCATATGa